In a single window of the Gossypium hirsutum isolate 1008001.06 chromosome D02, Gossypium_hirsutum_v2.1, whole genome shotgun sequence genome:
- the LOC107909743 gene encoding protein SIEVE ELEMENT OCCLUSION B yields the protein MELSSGFYGRSNPHMLSTSGGKAMGKLIEATHEPAGVEINMKPVLDIVEDIFERATPAAPGAIKQADASEPDERALHYSSLEQMMDVLSATINRISCEITYRLSIGEDAHSTTLAVAQIVKGYSWDAKIVLALAAFAMTYGEFLLVVQLYATNPLAKDVALLKQLPEILTRADLLKPKFDTLANLINAMVVVAKCTVEFKGLPSKYIRPEDPELSSANADIPSAVYWTIRSTVICSSQIMGLINMGHEFLSSTTDAWELSSLTHNINSIYNDLVEKLNRCRQRINERKDIEAFETLVRLFDAVHIDNMKILKALIYAKDDQPPLWDGTTKQRVSIELLRRKSVLLLISDLQIPEKELIILEQIYNESRVQPTRIESQYEVIWIPIVDRSSTFDDTMRKQFESLQAMMPWYSVGHPSMIQPAVMRYIKEVWGFNKKPLLVVLDPQGRVVNPNAMPMMFIWGSMAFPFTKLREEALWKEETWRIELLAYSIDPSIINWLTDRKFICLYGGEDMNWIRKFTTTAKAVAKTANIELEMLYVGKSNPRERVRRNMTNIELENLSHTLSDISLIWFFWVRLESMWHSRAQHGVTVRNDLIMQEILTMLGFDGSDQGWAVISRGADEMARAKAETFLKSLEEYTAWEAAAAEKGFIPALNDHFRSLRTEHHCNRLTLPGISVAEIGSIKDTVVCVDCGKPMEALLMFRCCTD from the exons ATGGAGTTGTCATCTGGGTTCTATGGGAGGAGCAACCCACATATGTTATCGACCTCAGGTGGCAAAGCAATGGGGAAGTTAATTGAGGCCACCCATGAGCCTGCTGGTGTTGAAATTAACATGAAACCTGTTCTTGACATTgttgaagacatctttgaacgAGCAACCCCTGCTGCTCCG GGAGCAATCAAGCAAGCGGATGCTTCGGAACCGGATGAAAGGGCTCTCCATTATTCCAGCCTTGAACAGATGATGGACGTCTTATCAGCCACCATAAATAGAATTTCCTGCGAG ATAACCTACCGGTTGTCTATTGGTGAAGATGCACATTCAACAACTCTAGCAGTGGCTCAGATAGTTAAAGGCTACTCGTGGGATGCAAAGATTGTGCTAGCCTTGGCAGCATTTGCGATGACTTACGGTGAATTCTTGCTGGTGGTTCAGCTTTACGCCACTAATCCACTTGCCAAAGACGTTGCACTCCTCAAACAGTTGCCTGAAATTCTTACACGAGCTGACCTTTTGAAACCCAAATTTGACACACTTGCCAACCTCATCAATGCGATGGTGGTGGTAGCCAAGTGCACTGTGGAATTCAAGGGGCTTCCATCTAAGTACATTAGGCCCGAAGACCCGGAATTGTCATCCGCCAATGCTGATATTCCTTCAGCTGTTTATTGGACCATCCGAAGTACAGTGATATGCTCATCACAAATTATGGGTCTCATTAATATGGGCCACGA GTTCTTATCATCGACAACAGATGCTTGGGAGTTGTCAAGTTTGACGCATAACATCAATAGCATATACAACGATCTAGTGGAGAAACTCAATCGTTGTCGTCAACGCATTA ATGAGAGAAAGGATATTGAGGCATTTGAAACGTTGGTGCGCCTCTTTGATGCAGTCCATATTGATAATATGAAGATCCTCAAAGCTCTGATTTACGCTAAGGATGACCAGCCCCCACTTTGGGATGGAACTACTAAGCAAAGA GTTAGCATTGAATTGCTGAGGAGGAAGAGTGTGCTATTACTGATTTCAGACCTTCAGATCCCGGAAAAAGAGCTTATTATTCTTGAACAGATCTATAATGAATCACGAGTGCAGCCAACGAGGATCGAGAGTCAGTACGAGGTGATTTGGATCCCAATCGTTGACAGATCCAGTACATTTGATGACACAATGAGGAAGCAATTCGAGTCTCTACAAGCAATGATGCCATGGTACTCGGTCGGTCACCCTTCCATGATTCAACCAGCGGTGATGAGGTACATCAAGGAGGTGTGGGGTTTCAACAAGAAGCCTCTGCTAGTGGTGTTGGACCCTCAAGGAAGAGTTGTGAACCCTAATGCGATGCCTATGATGTTTATTTGGGGAAGCATGGCTTTCCCTTTCACCAAGCTCAGGGAAGAAGCTCTTTGGAAGGAAGAAACATGGAGGATTGAACTATTGGCATATTCCATTGACCCCTCCATAATCAATTGG TTAACGGATAGGAAATTCATTTGCTTGTATGGTGGAGAAGATATGAATTGGATCCGGAAATTCACAACAACTGCAAAAGCCGTTGCGAAAACTGCCAATATCGAATTGGAGATGCTTTACGTGGGAAAAAGCAACCCTAGGGAGAGAGTTCGAAGAAACATGACCAACATCGAGTTAGAAAATCTCAGCCATACACTGTCAGACATTTCGCTCATATGGTTCTTCTGGGTGCGACTTGAAAGCATGTGGCACTCCAGAGCTCAGCACGGCGTGACCGTACGAAATGACCTAATCATGCAGGAGATTTTGACCATGCTCGGCTTCGATGGAAGCGATCAAGGGTGGGCCGTGATAAGTAGGGGAGCCGATGAAATGGCAAGGGCTAAGGCGGAGACCTTTTTGAAAAGCCTGGAAGAATATACGGCGTGGGAAGCGGCGGCGGCGGAGAAAGGTTTTATTCCGGCACTGAATGATCACTTTCGAAGTCTTCGCACGGAGCACCATTGCAACCGCCTGACGCTTCCGGGGATTAGTGTTGCTGAGATTGGAAGCATCAAGGACACGGTCGTTTGCGTTGACTGCGGCAAGCCGATGGAAGCGCTCCTCATGTTCCGCTGCTGCACCGATTGA